CTTTCTGTATTTTATCAAAAGAATCTCCTCAGAAAGCATGATAGTATTATTCTAAAATATCAGCCAGCATTTTTATTCACCGGCGGCGATTATCGAGTAACGGATATAGGTTTTATTCCTTTTCGCCCTTTTAAAACGGAACCAGAAAAAATAACGGGAAGACATGGATGCCACACTGACGCTGATGGATATAGCCAGATATGAGAGCGCCACGGCAGCCAGATAAGGAGCGGGCATAGAGGCGCTGAGCACTTTGAGTTCGAACATCATGGCGATAAGGGAAACGACAGAATAAAGCGCACCGAGAAGATAAATGGAATCAAAGCGCTTTTTCACGATTTGCGAAACAGGACAGTCGCCGAGCCCCCAGTTGACCATGGCGCTGTAAATAAAAACGAGCAACGCCGGCAGAAGAAATGCCGATCCGTTTTGGAATTTGCCGTTCAGCGCGATAAGGACGGCGCCGCTTGCAAAAAAAAGGACGAACTGGAAGTTGAGTATGTTTCTGATGGTTCTGGACATATAGTGATCTCCTTGCTTTACTTTTGTACTTAACACTTATTAAGCAAAGGCTATGCCAAACTCCGAGAGTCCCTTAAAAGGCATGACTCGATAAAGAAACAACACAACATACAAATCTATTTGTACTTACCCAATTTTATTTGTTCTTATTCTCCTCTTTTTTCCTTGTCTTTTTATCTCCATTTCATTATTTCTAATATATGAAATACTTTATTCTAATTTTATTAGCTTTTATTACTTCTCCTTTCTACTCCCAGTCAATCTCGCCTTCGAGCATTTATGATTTCACTGTCAAAGATATAGACGGACGGGATGTCCCGCTGGACAGCTACAGAGGAAAAGTGATCATGATTGTCAACGTCGCCAGCAAATGCGGTTACACCTATCAGTACGAAGGACTGGAATCCCTCTACAAAGATTATGCCGGAAATGATTTTGTCATACTGGGATTTCCCTCGAATGATTTTCTCTGGCAGGAACCGGGAACGGAAGAAGAGATAAAAAACTTCTGTTCGGTCAATTTCGGAGTGACCTTTCCCATGTTTTCCAAGATAAAAGTCACGGGGCGCGATAAAGAGCCGCTCTACGAGTTTCTGACATCAGATGAGACAAACAAAGATTTCTCCGGAAGGATAACCTGGAACTTCAACAAGTTCCTGATTGATCGCGAAGGGAATATCGTGGACCGCTTCGACTCCAAAACCGAACCGCAAAGCGAAGAAGTGCTGAATGCTCTGCAGAAACTCCTGTAAAGGGAATAATTGAGATTATTTCCCTTCCAGCAGTTTCTCAATCCCGTATTTCTTATCGATGGAAATGGCATCACCGGCCACGCCTCTATCAAGGAGATAGCGGCCTGTGTCGGCCAGGAACTGATCAGAGCCGATGATGTAGTAAAAATTATCGGCCTTTGACAGCGTTTCATCTATTCCCTTATAGAAGTCAGCTCTGTCGCTGAAAAAGCGGAAGGAAAACCCTTCGGCTGTATGCTCCTCCATCTGCTTCATGAAATAGGATTTACCGGTTTTATCGATATTCAGACAGCTGAAAGAAAGAATCCCCCGGGGATCAACTTCATAATCTCTGATATAGGGCCGGCAGGTGGATATGGCAACTCCCATAGTGATAAAGACCAGGTTTCTCCCCTCTCTGATCAGCGGCATCCTGTTGTTTAAGCCATAGACGAAAAGTCCGTCGCCTTTTTTCAGCCCTGACAACTTTGTTTTAAAGTCCGAGGCGGATGAACGAATCCGGGTCGTGAATTCGAGAAAGGGCTCATCTTCGTAGGAAACGATTGACATATGCCGCTGGAAATCCTTATCGATCTCCTTTACACCCGTAGGAGGCTTCAGGCTGAAATGTCCGTTCGCTCCCGTCTCCCAGATGAGATTTTCCGGCCGTGTGCAGCGGAAAGTAAAAGTGATATCATCATTTCTCTCGATGCTGATGATTTCTATATGTTCTGCGGTTATATCTTTTTTTTCACTCACTGAAGAACACTCCTTTCCTGTAAAAAATTATCAGAAACGGCCGGGAAGTCAATAGTTATTATTATCCCTTTGTATAAGGTCCCCTCATTTCAGGAGGCAGGAGGGCTGCCAACTCATGCATGATCAGATCTGTCATTTCCTCTCTTTTTTTCGAATCGGCCTTGCCCGGAGATTCCAGATAAATCGGCCTGCCGGCGCGAAGCGTAATCGGCGTTCTCCTCAGGCGCTTGAAATTGGACCAGAATTTT
Above is a window of Spirochaeta isovalerica DNA encoding:
- a CDS encoding glutathione peroxidase encodes the protein MKYFILILLAFITSPFYSQSISPSSIYDFTVKDIDGRDVPLDSYRGKVIMIVNVASKCGYTYQYEGLESLYKDYAGNDFVILGFPSNDFLWQEPGTEEEIKNFCSVNFGVTFPMFSKIKVTGRDKEPLYEFLTSDETNKDFSGRITWNFNKFLIDREGNIVDRFDSKTEPQSEEVLNALQKLL